A part of Spodoptera frugiperda isolate SF20-4 chromosome 25, AGI-APGP_CSIRO_Sfru_2.0, whole genome shotgun sequence genomic DNA contains:
- the LOC118282352 gene encoding ras-GEF domain-containing family member 1B: MAMYYYASKLNEASCSGCNMKVPPAPSEPAPVPPPPTDLAPLPPDPSLLHGTGLSYYDNDDYYSMVRGNKFMSESTCKHIVMNGGINFVSSQKVENPQLSAVLPSGVKSLATLPYMNCTSDKPEVEYRDGQIVSATLEALVDMLRPGASKAFTFTFLLCSRLFLKPHELLNKLCKRYFKSYEKIGKSEMKELVEKELGDMISLVRVLSQWTNMFPYDFRDDRVMALVRSITQRCAADHMTSVRVEMSTTLEKLLDKLTALEQYEETLNEPPQVSSLDQLMQGDILTLGLTPVELANQLTIVELHRLSFVGPEEFVQTFAPTQPPQSSSSCGKTSISLHHIETKSTRNLEAYADWFNRLSYLVATDIIKAVKSKYRARVIEQWVMTARECFNLGNFNSLMAIISALNMSPVTRLKKTWSRTSAVCGQQLRQLELCVEPSGNHARYRAALAAAPSETAVPLLSVTCRDLHFANQGSPSKLPGNRVNFEKCLLLGRYVNIQLASRQLTVEGTPVSSHPSPHISVWRFLNDRPTLTEIALEIISFEREPPVDHQEKERLKRLRGAT; encoded by the exons ATGGCTATGTATTATTACGCAAGTAAATTGAATGAAGCCTCATGTAGTGGGTGCAATATGAAAGTGCCCCCAGCCCCCTCCGAGCCGGCCCCTGTGCCACCACCACCCACCGATCTTGCTCCACTACCACCAGACCCATCACTCCTGCATGGAACGGGCCTTTCTTATTATGAT AATGATGATTACTATTCAATGGTAAGAGGCAACAAGTTCATGTCTGAAAGCACCTGCAAACATATTGTAATGAATGGAGGAATCAACTTTGTTTCTTCTCAGAAAGTAGAGAATCCACAG TTATCAGCTGTGCTGCCATCTGGTGTGAAGTCCCTAGCAACTCTGCCATACATGAACTGTACATCTGACAAGCCTGAGGTTGAGTACAGAGATGGTCAGATTGTGAGTGCCACTTTAGAGGCACTGGTAGATATGCTGCGACCAGGGGCCAGCAAAGCATTTACATTCACATTCCTACTATGTTCACGGCTATTTTTAAAACCACATGAACTACTGAACAAGCTCTGCAAGCGCTACTTTAAAAGCTATGAAAAAATT GGAAAGTCTGAAATGAAAGAATTGGTAGAGAAAGAACTTGGTGACATGATATCCCTTGTGAGGGTGCTAAGTCAGTGGACCAACATGTTTCCTTACGATTTTCGTGATGACAGGGTTATGGCTCTTGTACGCAGTATAACTCAaag ATGTGCAGCAGACCATATGACTTCAGTAAGGGTAGAGATGTCTACTACACTGGAAAAACTGCTTGATAAGTTGACTGCACTTGAACAATATGAAGAAACCTTAAATGAACCACCTCAGGTGTCGTCTTTGGACCAGTTGATGCAG GGCGATATCCTTACCCTCGGCCTCACTCCAGTCGAATTGGCGAACCAGTTGACCATTGTAGAGCTACACAGGCTATCCTTTGTTGGCCCTGAAGAATTTGTGCAAACATTTGCACCAACACAACCCCCACAGTCTTCATCATCATGTGGAAAAACCTCTATCAGCTTACATCACATAGAAACTAAAAGCACGCGGAATTTGGAAGCATACGCTGATTGGTTTAACAGACTCAGTTATTTAGTGGCCACTGATATTATTAAG GCTGTTAAAAGCAAATACCGCGCTCGAGTGATTGAACAGTGGGTGATGACAGCCCGAGAATGTTTTAACCTTGGGAACTTTAACTCACTTATGGCTATCATAAGCGCATTGAATATGTCGCCAGTGACGCGACTTAAGAAGACG TGGAGCCGGACATCAGCTGTATGTGGTCAGCAGCTGAGGCAGCTAGAACTTTGCGTCGAGCCTAGTGGAAATCACGCAAG gTACCGCGCAGCATTGGCCGCAGCACCCAGTGAGACAGCCGTGCCGTTACTCTCTGTAACATGCCGAGATCTACATTTCGCTAACCAAGGCTCTCCCTCGAA GTTGCCTGGAAATCGCGTGAATTTCGAGAAATGTTTGCTGTTGGGTCGTTACGTCAACATTCAGTTGGCTAGCCGACAGCTGACAGTCGAGGGGACTCCCGTCTCCTCCCATCCTTCTCCCCACATCTCAGTGTGGCGCTTCCTTAACGATAGACCAACACTTACTGAGATCG